Within the Pseudomonadota bacterium genome, the region CAATAAGAAGTTTTATGCCCGCAAGAACTTCAGACATCTTTTTTTTTCTGAGACCTGTCCAATTTTTTCAACCAGGTCGGCGTTCAGGCGCTGGTTTGATCCCAGGTTATCAATATGCTCCGTATTGTCAAGCTGACGCCGCCTGATATATGACTGGGCGATATTCTGGTGCCGGGACAGGCTTGCCCTCTGCTCGTGTAGCCTCCAGCCATAGTTTTTTGGCCTGTTGGACCTCGCGCAATGCCTCGTCAGGTGTTTCACCAATTGCGGAGCAAGCCTCAAGGTCGGGGATATCTGCGATGTAACCGTCATCATCTTCTGAATAAAAAATGTTAATATGATAATCGCGCATTATTCATCCTCCAGTTTAAGATTATGCTTCTCAACCAGTCTTAGAAACTGCCGCATTTAATATGGTTTTGCTTGACCTTTGACATTCTGAAGATTAACAAGTTCAGGGATATCGGTTCGGAAGAAAATGTGGTGGCTACCTTCAGTTCTCGACAGCTTAAAACCAAAA harbors:
- a CDS encoding type II toxin-antitoxin system HicA family toxin yields the protein MNRRKLLKKIMGGSKNIRFADMVNLVKGFGFKLSRTEGSHHIFFRTDIPELVNLQNVKGQAKPY
- a CDS encoding type II toxin-antitoxin system HicB family antitoxin, with product MRDYHINIFYSEDDDGYIADIPDLEACSAIGETPDEALREVQQAKKLWLEATRAEGKPVPAPEYRPVIYQAASA